In the Candidatus Nitrospira nitrosa genome, one interval contains:
- a CDS encoding JAB domain-containing protein has product MAKQSVRLTVPQFIPRYRVTLVSEGGHTAPYGALRDSAAAAAALRPCFDGLDREQFLVCCLDAKNVSIGVNIVSIGTLTLSLVHPREVYKPAILLNACAIIAVHNHPSGDPTPSPEDRTLTTRLREAGDLLGIRLLDHLILGDDRVYSFADQGWPL; this is encoded by the coding sequence ATGGCCAAACAATCCGTCCGACTTACCGTTCCACAGTTCATTCCACGCTATCGGGTCACGCTCGTCTCTGAGGGCGGTCATACTGCTCCATACGGCGCTCTTCGTGATTCCGCTGCTGCGGCAGCCGCACTCCGTCCGTGCTTTGATGGTCTTGATCGCGAGCAGTTCCTCGTCTGTTGTCTTGATGCGAAGAACGTCAGCATCGGTGTGAACATCGTCTCAATCGGCACGCTCACCCTCAGCCTTGTGCACCCTCGTGAAGTCTACAAACCGGCCATCCTTCTCAACGCGTGTGCGATTATTGCAGTGCACAATCACCCCTCCGGCGATCCCACGCCGAGCCCTGAGGATCGGACGCTCACCACACGACTGCGGGAGGCTGGTGATTTGCTGGGCATCAGGCTGCTCGACCATCTCATTCTCGGTGATGATCGCGTCTATAGTTTTGCTGATCAGGGCTGGCCACTATGA
- a CDS encoding TrbC/VirB2 family protein — translation MEEVMMGRNVTKKRGSGIGTCRGGSRGNGRLIAAASWLLGVAVLLESDPAWAQITKVNTVMQNVQTVLTSVAVTLFTVAIMWAGFKMAFSHAQWSDVSNVVIGGILVGGAAGIAAWLIN, via the coding sequence ATGGAAGAGGTGATGATGGGACGGAATGTGACGAAGAAGCGTGGGTCAGGGATAGGGACCTGCAGAGGGGGCAGCCGAGGGAATGGGCGTCTGATTGCTGCCGCTTCCTGGCTACTCGGAGTGGCGGTCCTACTGGAATCGGACCCGGCCTGGGCCCAGATCACCAAGGTGAACACGGTGATGCAGAACGTGCAAACCGTCCTGACGAGTGTGGCGGTGACGCTGTTTACCGTCGCCATCATGTGGGCAGGATTCAAGATGGCCTTCAGCCATGCCCAATGGTCTGACGTGAGTAACGTCGTGATTGGCGGCATCTTGGTGGGCGGCGCCGCAGGGATCGCGGCCTGGTTGATCAACTAA
- a CDS encoding type IV secretion system protein VirB3 yields MDGFRDPIFTGCTRPAMLGGVPIMPLILIGGLTLLVSVWLYYLVSGYVSLGIVLIAIPILLWMRQTTKTDDQRLRQVMMRARMRLRHSPSRATWGAISYGPLCWKTRRTQWKS; encoded by the coding sequence ATGGACGGCTTCCGAGATCCCATCTTCACCGGCTGTACGAGGCCCGCGATGTTAGGCGGCGTGCCGATCATGCCGCTGATTCTGATCGGCGGTCTGACGCTGTTGGTATCAGTCTGGCTGTACTACCTCGTGAGCGGCTACGTCTCGCTGGGGATTGTCCTAATCGCGATTCCCATCCTGCTCTGGATGCGCCAGACGACGAAGACGGACGATCAGCGCTTACGTCAAGTGATGATGCGGGCGCGGATGCGACTTCGCCACAGCCCGAGTCGCGCAACGTGGGGCGCTATTTCCTATGGCCCCCTGTGCTGGAAGACCAGACGAACACAGTGGAAAAGTTGA
- a CDS encoding VirB4 family type IV secretion/conjugal transfer ATPase, giving the protein MRTRAALTKAAAAQIPASDYIPLGTAITPTVITLTGGEYLACWKLEGITFETADRSEVLLRKEALHQFLRSLGGGSFALWSHKIRRVVTERLHGTSPNPFCQHLSDRYYQSFTQHRQMATELYLSLLYRPFPSKVASFFTRMGTRTLAQRREHETGQLTILDDMGKQLEASLSRYGPSRLGTYTKRDIVYSDQLAFLSYLINGVWEEIPLRRAPLGSYLPSSRLHFGDRTGMLEIWHPREKKFAGFLDMQEYPPFSEPGMNNGLLYSDAEYIETQSFSCLNKRAALKSLATQKGHLIASEDAATREIEQMDQAADDLQSGLIDLGQYHYSLAIFGTSMESVSTALADARAVFQDGPGFKMARVDVIPECAWFAQIPGNWSLRPREAVITSRNFVCLSPFHNFARGKRAGNPWGEALALFKTPSGQPYYFNFHVSPEDRDSRDEKYPGNTFICGSTGVGKTALELSLLAFATKYQGLRCVVFDKDRGAEIGIRAMGGTYQSLKRGTPTGFNPLQLEPNPQNWQFCEQLVAQLVKQPGDEIPLLSSKEQTEISRAVRTVMSEAVSPDLRCLSLLRQNLPATGDQSVRARLKRWTRGHALGWAFDNPHDTHEISGTRLFGYDYTDFLDDPEVRTPIMAYLLHLTERLITGEPFIYVMEEFWKPLQDPLFADFAFNKQKTIRKQSGLGVFVTQSPSDVLRHPIGKTMVEQSVTQIFLPNPRADHDDYVQGFKVTEAEFHIIKNLGEASRLFLVKQGHSSAIVQFDLGGMTDLLNVLSGTTDNVTLLDQIRVEVGDDPTDWLPLFHERIAARKRLRHENGKGVV; this is encoded by the coding sequence ATGAGAACCAGAGCCGCCCTCACGAAAGCCGCGGCCGCCCAGATTCCTGCGAGCGACTATATCCCGCTGGGCACGGCGATCACGCCCACCGTCATCACCTTGACCGGCGGCGAGTACCTTGCCTGTTGGAAACTGGAGGGGATTACATTCGAAACAGCGGATCGTTCAGAAGTCCTACTGCGCAAAGAAGCGCTGCACCAATTTCTCCGATCCTTGGGCGGCGGGTCCTTCGCCCTCTGGTCGCATAAGATTCGACGGGTCGTCACCGAGCGGTTGCACGGCACCTCCCCCAATCCCTTCTGCCAACACCTGAGCGACCGTTACTATCAGTCTTTCACCCAACATCGACAAATGGCGACGGAGTTGTACCTTTCCCTGCTATACCGACCGTTTCCTTCCAAGGTGGCGAGCTTCTTCACTCGCATGGGCACGCGCACCCTGGCCCAACGACGAGAGCACGAAACCGGACAACTGACCATCCTGGACGACATGGGTAAACAGCTCGAAGCAAGTCTGAGTCGCTATGGGCCCAGTCGGTTGGGCACCTATACGAAACGAGACATCGTGTACTCCGACCAGCTGGCCTTTCTGAGCTACCTCATCAATGGCGTCTGGGAGGAAATCCCGCTGCGCCGAGCGCCGCTCGGCTCGTACCTCCCCTCTTCTCGCCTGCACTTCGGCGACCGGACGGGCATGCTGGAAATCTGGCACCCGCGCGAGAAGAAATTCGCCGGGTTCCTCGACATGCAGGAGTATCCGCCGTTCTCCGAGCCAGGCATGAACAACGGCCTGCTCTACAGCGACGCCGAGTACATCGAGACCCAGAGCTTCTCATGCCTCAACAAACGCGCGGCCCTCAAATCGCTCGCCACTCAGAAAGGGCACTTGATTGCGTCGGAAGACGCGGCGACGCGTGAGATCGAACAGATGGACCAGGCTGCGGACGATCTGCAGAGCGGCCTCATCGATCTGGGCCAGTACCATTACAGTCTGGCAATTTTTGGAACATCGATGGAATCGGTGAGCACCGCGCTCGCCGACGCCCGGGCCGTCTTTCAAGATGGGCCGGGGTTCAAGATGGCGCGGGTCGATGTGATCCCCGAATGTGCCTGGTTCGCACAGATCCCGGGCAACTGGAGTCTGCGTCCCCGCGAAGCCGTCATTACCAGCCGGAACTTTGTCTGCCTCAGTCCTTTTCACAACTTCGCCCGTGGCAAACGAGCCGGCAATCCCTGGGGCGAAGCCCTGGCCCTGTTCAAGACCCCAAGTGGGCAACCCTACTATTTCAATTTTCACGTCTCACCCGAGGACCGGGATTCACGCGATGAGAAGTACCCCGGCAACACCTTTATCTGCGGCAGCACCGGCGTGGGCAAGACCGCGTTGGAACTGAGCCTGTTGGCCTTCGCCACCAAGTACCAGGGACTCCGCTGCGTGGTCTTCGATAAAGATCGTGGCGCGGAGATCGGCATCCGGGCAATGGGCGGGACCTATCAATCCCTGAAACGTGGAACGCCGACTGGCTTCAATCCCTTACAGCTCGAACCGAATCCCCAGAATTGGCAATTCTGCGAACAGCTTGTGGCCCAACTCGTGAAGCAGCCTGGTGACGAGATTCCCCTACTCTCTTCAAAGGAACAAACGGAGATCAGCCGTGCCGTGCGGACGGTGATGAGTGAGGCGGTCTCCCCGGACCTCCGCTGCCTCTCCCTCCTCCGCCAGAACCTGCCGGCCACCGGCGACCAGAGTGTGAGGGCACGGTTGAAGCGATGGACCCGCGGTCACGCTCTGGGTTGGGCGTTCGACAATCCACACGATACCCATGAGATCAGCGGCACACGATTATTCGGGTACGACTATACAGACTTTCTGGACGATCCCGAGGTCCGAACCCCGATCATGGCCTATCTGCTCCATCTCACCGAACGGCTGATCACGGGCGAGCCCTTCATCTATGTCATGGAGGAATTCTGGAAGCCGCTTCAAGACCCGCTGTTCGCGGACTTCGCCTTCAACAAGCAAAAGACCATCCGCAAACAATCCGGCCTCGGCGTCTTCGTGACGCAATCGCCCTCGGATGTGCTGCGACACCCGATCGGGAAAACGATGGTGGAACAGAGTGTGACCCAGATCTTCTTGCCCAATCCGCGTGCCGATCATGACGACTATGTCCAGGGGTTCAAAGTCACGGAGGCGGAATTTCACATCATCAAGAATCTCGGCGAAGCGAGCCGCTTATTTCTCGTAAAGCAGGGTCACAGCTCGGCGATTGTGCAATTCGACCTAGGTGGCATGACAGATCTCTTGAATGTCCTCTCCGGCACGACGGACAACGTGACGTTGTTGGACCAGATCAGAGTCGAAGTGGGAGACGATCCCACAGACTGGCTGCCCCTATTCCATGAGCGCATCGCAGCGCGGAAACGTCTCCGGCACGAGAACGGAAAAGGAGTTGTGTAG
- a CDS encoding type IV secretion system protein, whose amino-acid sequence MGMATYIEQSVNNALDHYVVTSSDAVISVLTPVAVMAVTLYVMWTGFQVMRGDVQEPVTGLVWRWFRVALITGLTLNGPQYRSLVKEGLDGLQEAFASAFGGVLSMGGTIDQMADPFTTLMETLFTEASSGLVPQFSLFIAGAICATASIVMAFVAMGLFLVAKVSLALLLAVGPAFIFCAMFPVTQRYAENWLSSSLVAVFTNVLIMAVITFLASLLRNACLHVLQAYSTTSLLADVVGLLFLSITAAYVLLHVASLGASLAGGLSLGNPGGDATRSGMLLFDSITSGLSRLVPLAVASSGGSLSGPRTRAAHLLSTLSAGKPQPGSDLYQRASMERLRNSVSRKE is encoded by the coding sequence ATGGGCATGGCAACCTACATCGAGCAGTCGGTGAACAACGCGTTGGACCACTATGTCGTGACCAGCAGCGATGCCGTTATTTCAGTCCTCACGCCGGTCGCCGTGATGGCGGTGACGCTCTATGTGATGTGGACCGGCTTTCAAGTGATGCGCGGCGACGTGCAGGAACCGGTCACCGGGCTCGTCTGGCGCTGGTTCCGTGTGGCACTCATCACCGGACTGACGTTGAACGGGCCGCAGTATCGAAGCCTCGTGAAAGAAGGATTGGACGGGCTTCAAGAGGCCTTCGCCTCCGCCTTCGGTGGTGTCCTCTCGATGGGAGGGACCATCGACCAGATGGCCGACCCCTTCACGACGCTCATGGAAACCCTCTTCACCGAAGCGAGTTCGGGATTGGTCCCGCAATTCTCCCTCTTCATCGCTGGAGCGATCTGCGCCACGGCGTCGATCGTGATGGCCTTTGTCGCGATGGGGCTCTTTCTCGTCGCGAAAGTGAGCCTCGCCCTGCTGCTCGCAGTCGGGCCCGCTTTCATCTTCTGCGCGATGTTTCCTGTCACGCAGCGCTATGCGGAAAATTGGCTCTCCAGTTCGTTGGTCGCCGTCTTCACGAATGTCCTCATCATGGCGGTGATCACGTTTCTAGCAAGCCTGCTGCGGAATGCCTGTCTGCATGTCCTACAAGCCTATTCAACCACTTCGCTTCTGGCGGATGTCGTCGGCCTGCTGTTTCTCTCCATCACCGCCGCCTACGTCTTGCTCCATGTCGCGTCGCTGGGGGCAAGTTTGGCCGGAGGCCTCTCGTTGGGGAACCCAGGTGGCGATGCTACCAGGAGTGGAATGCTGCTTTTTGACAGCATCACATCCGGCCTGAGTCGGTTGGTCCCGTTGGCTGTGGCTTCCAGCGGCGGATCCTTGAGCGGGCCGCGAACCAGAGCGGCCCACCTGCTGAGCACGCTCTCGGCCGGGAAGCCCCAGCCAGGGAGTGACCTCTATCAACGGGCCTCAATGGAGCGGTTACGCAACAGCGTCTCACGAAAGGAGTAA
- a CDS encoding type IV secretion system protein: MSRMKCTVIAIGLALMVVVGPEPKSQAGGIPVIDTANLVQSIVQALAWIQQFQQMQQQILQADQQIHAIMGSRNMGSLMNNLTLAGVVPSDVSAVYHSIRSGGVQGLTAAAQIIRHNRMIYNCEGKTGDALRICQNMLNQTPQSQAYYANTYQMLLGRMQQIRALTTRINDTQDEKGILELNGRIAAEQAQVSNDTNRILTMKSMIEAEEKAAQQEQQERVLKMLAPGTSRTFDHMTPWTP; the protein is encoded by the coding sequence ATGTCCCGCATGAAGTGCACAGTGATCGCGATCGGCTTGGCCCTGATGGTCGTGGTTGGTCCGGAGCCGAAATCCCAAGCCGGAGGGATTCCCGTCATCGACACGGCCAATCTGGTGCAATCCATCGTGCAGGCTCTCGCCTGGATCCAACAGTTCCAACAGATGCAGCAACAGATCCTCCAAGCCGACCAGCAAATTCACGCGATCATGGGCTCACGCAACATGGGCAGTCTCATGAACAACCTCACCTTGGCCGGTGTCGTCCCCTCCGACGTGAGCGCCGTGTACCACTCCATCCGGTCCGGTGGGGTCCAGGGGTTGACTGCAGCGGCCCAGATCATCCGCCACAACCGCATGATCTACAACTGCGAGGGCAAAACCGGCGATGCGCTGCGCATCTGTCAGAACATGCTGAACCAGACACCGCAAAGCCAGGCCTACTACGCGAACACCTATCAGATGTTGCTCGGACGGATGCAGCAGATCCGAGCCTTGACCACTCGCATTAACGACACACAGGACGAAAAAGGGATTCTGGAACTCAACGGCCGGATTGCCGCCGAGCAAGCCCAGGTGAGCAACGACACAAACCGGATCCTGACGATGAAATCGATGATCGAGGCGGAAGAAAAAGCGGCGCAACAGGAACAACAGGAACGGGTCCTCAAGATGTTGGCCCCCGGCACATCGCGAACCTTTGACCACATGACACCCTGGACGCCCTAG
- a CDS encoding virB8 family protein yields MEKITKKQTEPSLVSAADEPQFYDLGRDWDTDWRLRLEASERKAWWVAGTACALALILGIGIACLAPFKTTVPYVFAIDRATGNVELVSAADDRTVLGYQELLDKHWTQKYVIARESYSYRLLQADYDQILAMSTDEIGRDYASLFDGVHARDKQLGTGIEWRVNVLSVTVHGDAIGPKATVRFEKQVKRTDAHSLEPPQYFIATVSYEYRHTMKGQEKDLIQNPLGYKVTGYRVDAEIGTITQPTSVLSMVEKK; encoded by the coding sequence ATGGAAAAGATAACGAAAAAGCAGACGGAGCCTTCACTCGTGAGCGCGGCAGACGAACCGCAATTCTACGATCTAGGCCGCGACTGGGATACCGACTGGCGGTTGCGATTGGAGGCGTCGGAACGAAAGGCCTGGTGGGTCGCTGGCACCGCCTGTGCCCTGGCGCTGATCTTAGGGATCGGCATCGCCTGTCTGGCTCCGTTCAAGACCACCGTGCCCTATGTCTTCGCGATCGATCGCGCCACCGGCAACGTGGAGCTGGTGAGCGCGGCGGATGATCGGACCGTGCTTGGCTATCAGGAATTGCTCGATAAACATTGGACGCAGAAATACGTGATCGCGCGGGAATCCTACTCCTACCGGCTGCTCCAAGCCGACTACGACCAGATCTTGGCCATGAGCACGGATGAGATCGGGCGCGACTACGCGAGCCTCTTTGACGGCGTGCATGCCCGCGACAAGCAGTTGGGGACCGGCATCGAATGGCGCGTGAACGTGTTGAGTGTCACCGTCCACGGCGATGCGATCGGACCGAAGGCCACGGTGCGGTTCGAGAAGCAGGTGAAGCGGACCGACGCGCACAGCCTTGAGCCGCCCCAGTATTTTATCGCGACGGTCTCCTACGAGTACCGCCACACGATGAAGGGGCAGGAAAAGGATCTGATCCAGAACCCGCTGGGCTACAAAGTGACGGGCTATCGGGTGGATGCGGAAATCGGGACGATCACGCAACCGACGTCGGTCCTGTCGATGGTCGAGAAGAAATAG
- a CDS encoding TrbG/VirB9 family P-type conjugative transfer protein — MHVMKQHRGSITAWLTVALLCAGASLHAAEVPAPGDGDQRVRYVTYQKDEVTKVTVRRGVVTRIVLGDDERIVIAGSGFLADCAKQEAEWCIRADVGTNQVWVKPKDQATHNNLEIRTDKRDYSLEFTVVGNDRVGRRQNTWQGQRGKDEPMYRVIFRHPLIPPTQATMTAMQTSAHRTKHARDKADLLTERLDSFTPEPRNWSYSMEVLQGGDDIAPSLVFDDGRFTYFQFPPNREIPAIFYFSPLGEETRINFNMEKDLAVVQRMGRRFVLRLGEAVVGIWNDSYDKTGVPTVEGTTVSGITRTLR; from the coding sequence ATGCACGTCATGAAGCAACACAGAGGATCAATCACGGCATGGCTCACCGTCGCCCTCCTCTGTGCAGGAGCCTCATTGCACGCGGCGGAGGTCCCGGCGCCGGGCGACGGAGACCAACGGGTCCGGTACGTGACCTATCAGAAGGACGAAGTGACCAAAGTGACGGTGCGCCGTGGTGTCGTGACTCGCATTGTGCTGGGAGACGACGAACGCATCGTGATCGCCGGCAGCGGCTTTCTCGCGGACTGTGCAAAGCAAGAAGCGGAATGGTGCATCAGGGCCGATGTCGGCACCAATCAGGTGTGGGTGAAGCCCAAGGACCAGGCAACGCACAACAATCTGGAGATCCGCACGGACAAACGCGACTACAGCCTGGAGTTCACCGTCGTGGGAAACGATCGAGTCGGACGCAGGCAGAACACCTGGCAGGGACAACGCGGAAAGGATGAGCCGATGTATCGTGTGATCTTCCGCCATCCGTTGATCCCCCCGACTCAAGCCACCATGACGGCGATGCAAACCTCGGCCCATCGCACCAAGCACGCTCGCGACAAGGCCGACCTTCTCACCGAGCGGCTAGACTCCTTTACGCCCGAACCGCGTAATTGGTCCTATTCGATGGAGGTGCTTCAGGGGGGAGACGATATCGCGCCTTCGCTCGTGTTCGATGACGGCCGCTTCACCTACTTTCAATTCCCTCCCAATCGCGAGATCCCCGCGATCTTCTACTTCTCGCCGTTGGGTGAAGAAACCCGCATCAATTTCAACATGGAGAAAGACCTCGCCGTCGTGCAGCGGATGGGGCGGCGGTTTGTCTTGCGCTTGGGCGAGGCCGTGGTCGGCATCTGGAATGATTCCTACGACAAGACCGGAGTGCCGACCGTCGAGGGGACGACCGTTTCGGGCATCACCAGGACGCTACGCTGA
- the virB10 gene encoding type IV secretion system protein VirB10 — protein sequence MEQPQESSKQTEPRPPIVDGIVSVNHQASGRNETAARVAFLVVMAIVLVVGLVFAANTYSAKRKAEATQEERAAKVENKPAQVGLKRVFETDPPPPQNTTALVRSTSQSPVASTDHAMRSSLDREIDDGSRPMALAPDQTRGNRSLGRPTSSRFGGEVLVTNSPASDSPRTQQAGTGPDAAISLVRELLNSTRQPDMGSGSLLGGSAMPVSTGDTGNSMPSSVGYMGGPSGPSIGVTSVGLAAPPGPAASGAGPIGGLLTPSDTPKVQAGLLGDRNLILPKGRTIDCALTVRVINEVAGMATCILNSDVYSDNGRVVLLERGSEAVGEYAATMAQGQRRLFLLWTRVKTPMGVVINLNSPAADALGTSGLVGYVDNHWWDRLGAAFLLSLVQDGIGLATATQAGGGGAQSLGIYQHSATTGNRMAELILQSTINIKPTLYKNQGDRGTIFVARDLDFSTVYELHPH from the coding sequence ATGGAACAACCACAAGAGTCGAGCAAACAAACTGAACCGAGACCTCCCATCGTCGATGGGATTGTGTCGGTCAATCACCAGGCCAGTGGCAGGAACGAAACAGCGGCACGCGTGGCGTTTCTGGTCGTCATGGCCATCGTGCTCGTGGTGGGACTCGTCTTCGCGGCGAACACCTATAGTGCGAAGCGAAAGGCGGAGGCCACACAGGAAGAACGGGCTGCGAAGGTAGAGAATAAACCAGCCCAGGTCGGACTAAAGCGAGTCTTCGAGACCGATCCCCCTCCACCCCAGAACACCACCGCACTCGTGCGGTCAACCAGCCAGTCGCCTGTCGCGTCTACTGACCATGCGATGCGATCGTCTCTCGACAGAGAAATCGACGACGGAAGCCGACCCATGGCACTGGCTCCTGACCAGACACGAGGCAACCGATCACTCGGCAGACCAACTTCCAGTCGGTTCGGTGGGGAGGTCCTTGTGACGAACTCCCCTGCTTCGGACAGTCCCCGGACGCAACAAGCGGGAACCGGACCAGACGCAGCCATCTCCTTGGTGCGCGAGCTGCTCAACAGCACCAGACAGCCGGACATGGGGTCTGGAAGCCTATTGGGCGGATCAGCTATGCCGGTCAGCACGGGAGACACAGGAAACTCAATGCCATCATCGGTTGGGTATATGGGCGGACCCAGCGGCCCTTCAATTGGCGTGACGAGCGTCGGGCTCGCGGCGCCTCCTGGTCCTGCTGCCAGCGGAGCCGGTCCCATCGGAGGGCTCCTGACGCCGTCGGACACACCCAAAGTCCAAGCCGGTCTCTTGGGTGATCGTAATCTGATCTTGCCAAAAGGCAGAACGATCGACTGTGCCTTGACCGTGCGAGTGATCAATGAAGTGGCGGGCATGGCCACCTGCATCCTGAACAGCGATGTCTATAGTGACAACGGACGTGTTGTGTTGTTGGAACGAGGATCGGAAGCGGTCGGTGAATATGCGGCGACGATGGCGCAGGGCCAGCGCCGCCTCTTTCTCCTCTGGACCAGGGTCAAGACGCCGATGGGCGTCGTGATCAATCTGAATTCCCCGGCCGCTGATGCCCTCGGCACGTCTGGGTTGGTCGGCTACGTGGATAACCATTGGTGGGATCGGTTGGGTGCGGCCTTTCTCCTCTCCCTCGTGCAGGACGGGATCGGTCTGGCCACCGCGACACAGGCCGGTGGCGGGGGCGCACAGAGTTTGGGCATCTATCAACATTCCGCCACGACGGGGAACCGCATGGCGGAACTCATCCTTCAATCGACGATCAACATCAAACCCACGCTCTACAAGAATCAGGGCGACCGCGGGACGATCTTCGTCGCGCGGGATCTCGACTTCAGCACTGTCTATGAACTGCACCCCCACTGA
- the virB11 gene encoding P-type DNA transfer ATPase VirB11, with protein MNCTPTDLLAHDTMVRELLRPLLQYLALPGATEIVVNRPQEVYIEVGAAWQQHRSPDLTLDRLTALATAIATATEQEIGPHHPILSAMLPDGERVQIVLPPAVELGTISISIRRPSAWIKTLAEYDSEGAFSRYVWAKAATLDDRTTELDSIERQLVQYLTDRQLGRFIRAAVLAKKNIAVVGDTGSGKTTLMKSICQTIPEQERLITIEDVRELLLPQHGNRVHLLYAKGGQTAATVTPSDLIASTLRMKPDRVLLAELRGGEAFDFLKLLTTGHSGSITSYHAESCALAAERYVFMCKEHEQAATYDVPTLKRLVALTIDVILHVVAQNQCDEDGQPIRKDRYVAEVHYDPIAKLVARFGEATLVRA; from the coding sequence ATGAACTGCACCCCCACTGACCTGCTCGCGCACGATACGATGGTGCGCGAGTTGTTACGCCCGTTACTGCAGTACCTCGCACTCCCCGGTGCAACCGAGATCGTCGTCAATCGGCCACAGGAAGTCTACATCGAGGTCGGCGCTGCCTGGCAGCAGCACCGCTCACCGGACCTGACCCTGGATCGACTCACCGCGCTCGCCACGGCCATCGCGACGGCGACCGAGCAAGAGATCGGCCCGCACCATCCGATTCTCTCCGCCATGTTGCCCGATGGAGAACGGGTGCAAATCGTGCTGCCACCGGCAGTGGAACTGGGAACCATCTCCATCTCGATCCGACGGCCCAGCGCCTGGATCAAGACCCTTGCTGAGTATGACTCGGAAGGCGCCTTCAGCCGCTATGTCTGGGCCAAGGCGGCGACGCTGGACGATCGCACCACCGAGCTCGATTCCATCGAACGACAGCTCGTACAGTATCTGACCGATCGTCAGTTGGGTCGGTTCATTCGAGCAGCGGTGCTGGCGAAAAAGAATATTGCCGTCGTGGGGGACACAGGCTCGGGCAAAACCACGCTCATGAAATCGATCTGTCAGACTATCCCGGAGCAGGAACGGCTCATCACGATCGAAGATGTACGTGAGTTGTTGCTCCCCCAGCACGGTAACCGGGTACATCTCTTGTACGCCAAGGGAGGACAGACAGCTGCTACGGTTACGCCGTCTGACTTGATTGCCTCCACGCTCCGCATGAAGCCGGACCGGGTGCTCCTCGCCGAGTTGCGCGGCGGAGAAGCCTTCGACTTTCTCAAACTCCTCACCACCGGCCACAGCGGCTCGATTACCTCTTACCACGCGGAGTCCTGTGCCCTCGCCGCCGAACGCTATGTCTTCATGTGCAAAGAGCATGAACAGGCGGCGACCTACGATGTGCCGACCTTGAAGCGCCTGGTGGCCTTGACCATCGACGTGATCCTCCATGTGGTCGCGCAGAATCAGTGCGACGAGGACGGACAGCCCATCAGAAAAGACCGCTACGTGGCAGAAGTCCATTATGACCCGATCGCGAAACTCGTGGCGCGATTCGGAGAAGCCACCCTGGTGAGAGCGTAG